A single window of Engraulis encrasicolus isolate BLACKSEA-1 chromosome 20, IST_EnEncr_1.0, whole genome shotgun sequence DNA harbors:
- the cldn35 gene encoding claudin-4: MVNTGMQLISFTCAVTGWIMAIAVTALPQWKVTAFIGSNILTSEIVWQGIWMNCIYQTTGHMQCKTYDSMLALPPDIQAARALMCLAIFLGWLSCTVSCCGMKCTTCAADDRHAKAGIALSGGVLFILTGLCVLVPISWTANTVVQDFYNPNVPLVNKRELGQAIYLGWAASVILMISGAVLSSTCPHIERGGGGGGYRRGGYLARSFRSMTRHSVPSAPDPPKPISVSASGVPLKEYV, translated from the coding sequence ATGGTGAACACGGGCATGCAGCTGATCAGCTTCACCTGCGCCGTGACCGGCTGGATCATGGCCATCGCAGTGACCGCCTTACCGCAGTGGAAGGTGACGGCGTTCATCGGCAGCAACATCCTGACGTCGGAGATCGTGTGGCAGGGGATCTGGATGAACTGCATCTATCAGACTACGGGCCACATGCAGTGCAAGACTTACGACTCCATGCTGGCGCTGCCGCCGGACATACAGGCCGCCCGCGCCCTGATGTGCCTGGCCATCTTCCTGGGGTGGCTCTCATGCACCGTGTCCTGCTGCGGCATGAAGTGCACCACCTGTGCCGCGGACGACCGCCATGCCAAAGCCGGCATAGCTCTGTCCGGCGGCGTGCTCTTCATCCTCACGGGGCTGTGCGTGCTGGTGCCCATCTCCTGGACCGCCAACACGGTGGTGCAGGACTTTTACAACCCCAACGTGCCGCTCGTCAACAAGCGCGAGCTGGGCCAGGCCATCTACCTGGGCTGGGCGGCCTCCGTCATCCTCATGATCAGCGGCGCCGTGCTCAGCAGCACCTGCCCGCACATCGAGAGGGGCGGTGGCGGCGGGGGATACAGACGCGGAGGGTACCTGGCACGCAGCTTCCGAAGCATGACCAGGCACTCCGTGCCCTCCGCGCCAGACCCGCCCAAACCCATCTCCGTCAGCGCCAGCGGCGTGCCCTTAAAGGAGTACGTCTGA
- the cdca8 gene encoding borealin encodes MAPRKRTTNKKNKNNPKTAKLEAFLADFDGEVQTILERLREKTNNLLKDADHFYNMALIKLPKSVRQMNGLEYFGSMKVNVPAVINDTSAEEAAKVESTLAEDQTKTIKKPKSQPRVKSDGDEENVPPKTTRKPGRPKKVPTTSQKNKGSVSKKNSAITKSSKKQLYTPARSFLETSLMGPTPLITPRFDSRLPKTPALRNPKHREKVYSISVNGSPIQGGMEDIVINVPIGNGECIQLLASEMDSVDLSQLDENALKSIRQLQNRLTALCGTSK; translated from the exons ATGGCACCAAGAAAGAGAACCACgaataagaaaaacaaaaacaacccaaaGACAGCGAAATTAGAGGCGTTTCTTGCGGATTTCGATGGCGAAG TTCAGACAATTTTGGAGCGTTTGAGGGAGAAGACCAACAACCTGCTGAAGGATGCAGATCACTTTTACAACATGGCTCTGATCAAGCTGCCCAAGAGTGTGCGACAGATGAACGGGCTGGAGTATTTTG GTTCTATGAAAGTCAACGTACCAGCAGTGATTAATGACACA tcTGCTGAGGAGGCAGCGAAGGTGGAGAGCACGTTGGCAGAGGACCAGACTAAGACCATCAAAAAGC CCAAGTCCCAGCCCAGAGTGAAATCCGACGGCGATGAGGAAAATGTCCCGCCAAAAACAACAAGGAAG CCTGGTAGACCCAAAAAGGTTCCCACCACCTCCCAGAAGAACAAGGGTTCTGTGAGCAAGAAGAACAGTGCCATCACCAA GTCCTCCAAGAAGCAGCTGTACACTCCAGCCCGCAGCTTCCTGGAGACGTCCCTGATGGGGCCCACGCCGCTCATCACTCCTCGCTTCGACTCCAG GCTGCCCAAGACCCCTGCCCTGCGTAACCCTAAGCACAGGGAGAAGGTGTACAGCATCTCTGTTAACGGCTCCCCCATCCAGGGAGGCATGGAGGACATCGTCATCAACGTCCCCATCGGCAATGGAGAG TGCATTCAGCTGCTGGCTAGTGAAATGGACTCTGTTGACCTCAGCCAACTGGACGAGAATGCTCTTAAAAGCATTAGACAGCTACAG AATCGGCTCACAGCACTTTGCGGAACATCCAAATGA
- the airim gene encoding AFG2-interacting ribosome maturation factor, protein MAQTVMSSCHQHLKKCFQTLDMTNKAWDLVLAECRPLVSSLGNLGEQLRALDNVRLDVTPLHRFPDFKERLRFKLLLAVDVVLGKLTDKVDEFQKLLKTLGIQVSAAFQFYEQNTDTLDLGTCTLRTATSPSIADMLEWIQDAHAYYRSQFQRRKHLLQVLKPDDLAAMEEVSKRWESFYSPEGEERIEDTLSRVSLFIDS, encoded by the exons ATGGCTCAAACTGTTATGTCGTCATGCCATCAGCATCTGAAGAAATGTTTTCAGACCCTGGATATGACTAACAAAGCTTGGGACTTGGTGCTGGCTGAATGCAGACCTCTGGTCAGTTCTCTTGGGAACCTTGGAGAGCAGCTACGGGCTCTGGACAATGTACGGCTCGATGTCACTCCACTGCATCGCTTTCCTGATTTTAAGGAACGCTTGCGCTTCAAACTTTTACTGGCTGTAGATGTGGTATTGGGCAAGCTGACAGATAAAGT AGATGAGTTTCAAAAGTTGCTGAAAACGTTGGGCATCCAGGTGTCTGCAGCGTTCCAGTTTTACGAGCAGAACACTGATACCCTGGACCTGGGCACCTGCACGTTGAGAACGGCCACATCTCCGTCCATAGCGGACATGCTGGAGTGGATACAGGACGCACACGCCTACTACCGCTCACA ATTCCAGAGGCGAAAACATCTGTTGCAAGTACTGAAACCTGACGATCTTGCAGCGATGGAAGAGGTTTCTAAAAGATGGGAGTCCTTTTACTCTCCTGAGGGAGAGGAGCGTATTGAAG ATACGCTGTCCAGAGTCAGCCTTTTTATTGACTCGTAG